The following DNA comes from Spirulina major PCC 6313.
CGAACTCCTGCGCCGCACCCGTGAGCTTGCCCCCTGGACGTATACCAAGTCGGGGATCATGGTGGGGCTAGGGGAAACAGACGAGGAAGTCCGTGCCACAATGCGCGATCTGCGATCGGTGGATTGCGATATTCTCACCATTGGTCAATACCTCCAACCCTCGCAAAAACATCTGGGGGTTGAAGAATTTATCACGCCAGCACAGTTTGACGCTTGGCGAGAGTACGGGGAGGATCTGGGATTTTTACAGGTGGTGTCGTCGCCGTTGACCCGCAGTTCTTACCATGCGGAAGAGGTACGCCGCTTGATGCAGGAATACCCCCGCGCCAAAGGGGTGATGCGATCAGTGATGTCTACGGTGCAGTAGTGGCAAAAATGCGGCGATTTTCGAGGATTAGCACGTCCTAAACCCAAGCAGGCAAGGGGACAAAGCCACCTTGCCCGCAATTAATCGTTAATTCGCGCCCACGAGAGCGACTTCAGGGGTATCGAGGTCTTGAAACAGGGGCGTGCTGAGGTAACGCTCTCCAAAGCTCGGTTGAATCATAACGATCAGCTTGCCTTTGTTTTCCGGGCGTTTCCCGATCGCGATCGCAGCACAGAGCGCCGCCCCCGTCGAGATTCCGGAGAGAATCCCCTCTTCCCTTGCTAGTCGTCGGCCGTAAGCGATCGCCTGATCATCGCTCACCGTCACCACCTCATCAATCAGTTCTACCTTCAGCACCTCCGGCACAAACCCCGCCCCAATCCCTTGGATTTTGTGGGGGCCAGGATTCCCACCTGAAAGGACCGGGCTGCCCGTGGGTTCGACAGCGATCGCCTTAAACTCAGGCTTGCGCTGCTTCATCACCTCCGCAACCCCCGTAATCGTTCCCCCCGTACCCACACCCGCAATCAAGAAATCAATCTGGCCCTCCGTATCCTGCCAAATCTCCTCCGCCGTCGTGCGCCGATGAATATCCGGATTCGCATCATTGCGGAACTGCTGCAACATATAAGCATTGGGTGTCGTTTCCATAATCTGCTGCGCCCGCCGAATACAGGCACTCATTCCCCCCGTGCCCGGCGTTAGCTCCAACGTTGCCCCATAGGCCCGCAACATCGCCCGACGCTCATTACTCATCGTTTCCGGCATCGTCAAAATCAACTGATACCCCTTCGCCGCCGCCGCCATCGCCAGCGCAATCCCAGTATTTCCCGACGTGGGTTCTACTAAAATCGTCTTGCCTGGTTCAATCTCCCCCGCCGCTTCCGCCGCATTGATCATATTGACCCCAATCCGATCCTTCACCGAGGCCGCCGGATTCATGCCTTCAAGCTTGACCACAATATCCGCGACACAGCCTTCCGCCTGAGGAATACGGTTCAAACGCACGAGGGGTGTCCGCCCCACTAACTCAGTCATATTGTTTGCAATCTGCATGATTCCCTCCCATTGGGGCATTAAATATAGTACATGATATTCATCTGTCGTCGCGAGTCACGTTTGTCTGATAAATCTTGTAATGTGTAGCGTTTCAACACCTCACGCACACTCCCACAGACATCCTGCCAAATCTCCTCAACCACGGCACTTTCCACCGTCTCCACCAGCGGCTCTTTTTTCTGATGCTCGGTACCGTCCAGGCAATTCACCACATCAAATAGCGTGATTTTCCACGGCTCTTGAATCAATAAATAGCCACCCTTTGCCCCGCGCTGACTTTGAACAAACCCACCCCGCCGAAGAGTGGCTAATAATTGCTCAAGATAACGCTCTGGGATCTGTTGTTGAGCGGCAATTTGTTTGATTTGTAAGGGTTCTTGTTGTGGATAGTGACCCGCTAGTTCCAATAACGCGAGCAGAGCATATTCAGTGCGACAGGAAAGTTCCACGACAGTTTAAGGAGTTGGGGCGTTCTGTCCAGTATACCCCTATTCCCCACTGGGGTTTGCAGGATTCACGGTACTTAGCAAATCTTGAATGTTATAGCAGTGATGTTGCTATTTAGGACATTTATAGCCGAGGGCTGAGCTTGTCGAAGCCCGCTTACCCTTCGACAAGCTCAGGGTGCGTTACTTGAACGTCCTAACCTAATCTCTCCTTGCTATATGGCCTTGTCTGTACAGCTTCAAGCCCGGTGAATTGATGATGAGCAGGGGCTAACGCTTTCTTGTCTTGAGCTTGTGTTGTGTCTCGGTCAAGATAGCGAAAAAAAAGTGGACTGAGATAACTCAATCCACTTTTTTTCAATCAACTCATTCAATGAGGGTCAGAAATTTAGAACGAGAACGTCGTCCGGAGCGTACCGATGACGGCATCGCTGCTGTCCCCTGCACCTTGGTTCGGATCGGTGAGCCAGATGACACCAGGGGTGATGCTGATGTTGTCGCTGAGTTGATACTTGTAGAAGGCCTCGATGTGCCAGGAGAAGTCCTTATCAAAGTCAGCGTTATTCACGTTGACACCTTCAATGCCCCGCAGAGTGGGTTGAGCACCCCCGAAGATACCGAGGACGCTGCCTTCTTTACCGAGGTCAGGGAAGGCAATCCCACCGCCGAAGGTCCAGATTTCGGCATCACCCC
Coding sequences within:
- a CDS encoding RrF2 family transcriptional regulator, with translation MELSCRTEYALLALLELAGHYPQQEPLQIKQIAAQQQIPERYLEQLLATLRRGGFVQSQRGAKGGYLLIQEPWKITLFDVVNCLDGTEHQKKEPLVETVESAVVEEIWQDVCGSVREVLKRYTLQDLSDKRDSRRQMNIMYYI
- the cysK gene encoding cysteine synthase A; protein product: MQIANNMTELVGRTPLVRLNRIPQAEGCVADIVVKLEGMNPAASVKDRIGVNMINAAEAAGEIEPGKTILVEPTSGNTGIALAMAAAAKGYQLILTMPETMSNERRAMLRAYGATLELTPGTGGMSACIRRAQQIMETTPNAYMLQQFRNDANPDIHRRTTAEEIWQDTEGQIDFLIAGVGTGGTITGVAEVMKQRKPEFKAIAVEPTGSPVLSGGNPGPHKIQGIGAGFVPEVLKVELIDEVVTVSDDQAIAYGRRLAREEGILSGISTGAALCAAIAIGKRPENKGKLIVMIQPSFGERYLSTPLFQDLDTPEVALVGAN